One Ostrea edulis chromosome 2, xbOstEdul1.1, whole genome shotgun sequence genomic region harbors:
- the LOC125680186 gene encoding uncharacterized protein LOC125680186 — protein sequence MNGVHWPGLHIGLITFKIKEITFLELVPIVLGIHIWAEQLKSKKLLLHIDNLALVHVINKKSSKSKNVMVLLRALVLHTLRFNIQTVWIIGSSIVHWAQQYAENTNQLDLGLKQFAIIWKGKRGMVWENLSSVVARMSKSHIPPSILILHCGGNNIGDPQNTLKGIQKFMKRTLAQLGQDLPNTLIVWSHILPRGNWRKSLSNFEGEKAKKRINSAIATFVLNQLHGASIKYPDIQVSYKRLFRIDRVHLSDLGNSVLINTWKNAIVQFVTTSTRTYP from the exons ATGAATGGTGTTCATTGGCCTGGCCTTCACATTGGTCTGATCACATTCAAGATCAAAGAGATAACATTTTTGGAATTAGTTCCGATAGTCTTAGGGATCCATATTTGGGCAGAACAACTCAAATCAAAGAAATTACTGCTGCATATTGACAACTTAGCATTAGTTCACGTCATCAACAAAAAATCGTCAAAAAGTAAAAACGTTATGGTTTTGCTTCGAGCTTTAGTCTTGCATACACTTCGTTTTAATATTCAG ACTGTGTGGATCATTGGTTCATCAATTGTTCACTGGGCACAGCAATATGCAGAAAACACCAATCAGTTAGACCTTGGTTTGAAGCAGTTTGCTATCATATGGAAAGGTAAAAGGGGGATGGTTTGGGAGAATTTGTCTTCAGTTGTTGCAAGAATGTCGAAATCTCATATCCCTCCATCTATTTTGATTCTACATTGTGGAGGTAATAACATAGGCGATCCTCAAAATACCCTTAAAGGCATCCAAAAATTCATGAAACGTACGTTAGCACAATTAGGTCAAGATCTGCCAAATACACTAATTGTATGGTCCCATATTTTACCTCGCGGCAATTGGAGAAAGTCATTGTCAAATTTTGAAGGTGAAAAAGCAAAAAAGAGAATTAATAGTGCAATTGCAACTTTTGTTCTAAACCAACTTCATGGTGCCTCCATTAAATACCCTGATATTCAGGTATCTTACAAGAGGCTATTTAGAATAGATAGGGTACACTTGTCAGATCTAGGAAATAGTGTTCTCATCAACACTTGGAAAAATGCTATCGTGCAATTCGTCACTACATCTACTCGAACTTACCCTTGa
- the LOC125680185 gene encoding uncharacterized protein LOC125680185: MHIVVLWVMKTTTTLISNSTSPPPPFFLLRTTDIISSPPFLLLSEHARHLLPFLSQHPTWVQAKNIEKYNRATSTFFKRNKLSSSTEKMLRAKSQRASKSRSPYATQPASRVSSKSVLARGRTSHEVGQASTAGQSTRVTQPPYTASSSSVRTTQIDGESLQQSLGINIPSVPVNASPVANIVPVAEMASSSGASINQDYPFKHIASTLSNGFKNGFSLQYSGLRKKVEVKNMISAQEHAFELQQKISKEVDLG, encoded by the exons ATGCATATAGTAGTCTTATGGGTTATGAAAACAACGACAACTCTTATAAGTAATTccacatcaccccccccccccttctttttaTTACGAACGACAGATATTATTAGTAGTCCCCCCTTCTTATTACTTTCGGAGCATGCGCGTCATTTACTTCCTTTTCTGTCTCAGCATCCAACTTGGGTACAGGCAAAAAATATCGAAAAATACAATCGTGCAACATCGACgttctttaaaagaaataagTTATCAAGTTCAACAGAAAAGATGCTGAGGGCAAAATCTCAACGGGCATCGAAATCAAGAAGCCCATACGCTACACAACCGGCGTCCCGTGTGTCTTCAAAAAGTGTATTGGCCCGGGGGCGAACAAGCCATGAGGTCGGACAAGCGTCCACAGCGGGACAGTCTACAAGGGTTACTCAGCCTCCATATACCGCTTCATCATCGTCGGTGCGGACAACACAAATAGATGGGGAATCTCTTCAACAGTCGCTCGGTATCAACATTCCCTCTGTACCAGTGAATGCGAGTCCTGTTGCTAATATCGTGCCCGTCGCGGAGATGGCATCATCATCGGGGGCATCAATAAATCAAG attatcctTTCAAGCACATTGCATCAACTCTATCTAATGGTTTCAAGAATGGGTTTTCCTTACAGTATTCAGGTTTAAGAAAAAAAGTAGAAGTTAAGAACATGATTTCAGCTCAAGAACATGCTTTCGAACTCCAGCAAAAAATATCCAAAGAAGTTGACCTAG GATGA